In Lujinxingia litoralis, a single window of DNA contains:
- a CDS encoding SEL1-like repeat protein, which yields MALLLSGLLAGCASVGSVAEPEALGEASPVVPEGGSTDAPGLCAEVSAACAGLDRYLWDGTPIPEVLDEAVVVLQERCQAGVGSGCTALASLRVLGRGVELDLERARTLYVRACELGAGPGCLGAGWMRFHGQGAPATPQLAVADWRRGCDLGDAPSCRQIAGLYHFGNVLEPSPELAVTYFTRACAGGDPQGCEDLLTHYNLRLAERDDAEDDSVRVLPFLEAGCDGGHPLSCVLAGAFAEEGRGRGVDAGRAAALYRRGCEEGEQYGCTLLGMLYERGAGVSENHRRAAEYYVKACEEGNAQGCVSLGVVRLRGRGIAGDPELAREAFETACEMGNSRGCYNLGVMLRDGRSGEPEEAQAAVRFWIGCELGNGQACDALALLYDEGRGVPEDKALAEALHQRACEAGWAKGCYNVAVSFEMAGEERAGSPEALEAYRRGCQGGFGRSCWHLGHRLYAEASESAEVVEALEAFERGCRLEPGRACSRAAAILMDDVRVPRSPQRARRVMASGCEADDAESCLRLGHLYEIGEVVREDRQRARVLYARACGLGEAHGCSRRGAMLLDDPRRRDDGRRLLEQGCARGDDWACERLEGARD from the coding sequence GTGGCGCTGCTGCTGAGCGGGCTCCTGGCGGGCTGCGCCAGCGTGGGCAGCGTCGCCGAGCCTGAAGCGCTTGGCGAGGCGTCGCCGGTGGTGCCGGAGGGCGGGAGCACGGATGCTCCGGGGCTCTGCGCCGAGGTGTCTGCGGCCTGCGCCGGCCTGGATCGCTACCTGTGGGATGGCACGCCGATCCCCGAAGTGCTCGATGAGGCGGTGGTGGTGCTTCAGGAGCGCTGCCAGGCCGGGGTGGGATCGGGGTGCACGGCGCTGGCCTCGTTGCGAGTGCTCGGCCGCGGGGTAGAACTCGATCTGGAGCGGGCGCGGACGCTTTACGTGCGCGCCTGTGAGCTGGGTGCGGGGCCGGGGTGTCTGGGGGCCGGCTGGATGCGCTTCCACGGCCAGGGTGCCCCGGCCACGCCGCAGCTGGCCGTGGCCGACTGGCGACGCGGATGCGACCTGGGAGACGCGCCGAGCTGTCGCCAGATCGCGGGGCTCTACCATTTTGGTAACGTGCTGGAGCCTTCGCCCGAGCTGGCGGTAACCTACTTTACGCGCGCCTGTGCCGGAGGCGATCCGCAGGGCTGCGAGGACCTGCTCACGCATTACAACCTTCGGCTCGCCGAGAGGGATGACGCAGAGGATGACTCGGTACGCGTGCTGCCCTTCTTAGAGGCGGGCTGCGACGGGGGGCATCCACTCTCCTGCGTGCTCGCCGGTGCATTTGCCGAGGAGGGGCGCGGACGCGGCGTCGACGCCGGACGTGCCGCGGCGCTCTACCGTCGGGGCTGTGAGGAGGGCGAGCAGTACGGCTGCACGCTGCTCGGAATGCTCTATGAGCGCGGTGCCGGCGTGAGTGAAAACCATCGTCGCGCGGCCGAGTACTATGTCAAAGCCTGCGAGGAGGGGAACGCCCAGGGATGTGTCAGTCTGGGCGTGGTGCGACTTCGGGGGCGGGGCATCGCCGGCGATCCGGAGCTGGCCAGAGAGGCCTTTGAGACGGCCTGTGAGATGGGCAATAGCCGGGGGTGTTATAACCTGGGCGTGATGCTGCGTGATGGGCGCAGCGGGGAGCCCGAGGAGGCACAGGCCGCGGTGCGCTTCTGGATCGGGTGCGAACTGGGCAACGGGCAGGCCTGTGATGCGCTGGCGCTCTTATACGATGAGGGGCGTGGTGTGCCTGAAGATAAGGCGTTGGCCGAGGCGCTGCATCAGCGGGCCTGTGAGGCCGGCTGGGCCAAGGGCTGCTACAACGTGGCGGTGAGCTTTGAGATGGCCGGTGAAGAGCGGGCCGGGAGTCCGGAGGCCCTGGAGGCGTATCGGCGTGGCTGCCAGGGGGGCTTCGGGCGCTCCTGCTGGCACCTGGGGCACCGGCTCTACGCCGAGGCGAGCGAGAGTGCCGAGGTCGTGGAAGCGCTGGAGGCCTTTGAGCGCGGCTGCCGGCTGGAGCCGGGGCGCGCGTGCAGTCGCGCAGCAGCCATTCTCATGGACGATGTTCGAGTGCCCCGCAGCCCCCAGCGTGCGCGTCGGGTGATGGCCTCGGGGTGTGAGGCCGATGATGCGGAGAGCTGTCTGCGACTGGGGCACCTTTACGAGATTGGGGAGGTGGTCCGCGAAGATCGCCAACGGGCCCGGGTGCTCTACGCCCGGGCTTGCGGTCTGGGGGAGGCTCATGGTTGCAGCCGACGAGGCGCGATGTTGCTGGACGATCCCCGGCGTCGCGACGATGGTCGCCGCCTGCTTGAGCAGGGCTGTGCGCGGGGCGACGACTGGGCCTGTGAGCGTCTGGAGGGCGCTCGCGACTAG
- a CDS encoding type 1 glutamine amidotransferase, whose protein sequence is MSNAPLRILLLQARTADDPMALHELDAFASQCGLGREDFGTFNIATAPAADLSLNGFDAVMIGGAGAFSLVQGGFDWHQDFLSLTRDIAASGMPMFASCFGFQALVQALGGRLANDEARAELGTFAITLTDEGQHDPLFGQLPRVFDAQLGHNDSAITLPDELVHLAASERCPYQAVRFRGTPVIATQFHPELGREGNLDRFRNYLTNYKPPGQTFEEAMAYAERIHRPSPHACGLLQAFVAEVSRQKAAHRTPELAKS, encoded by the coding sequence ATGTCCAACGCCCCGCTCCGTATCCTGCTCCTGCAGGCCCGCACCGCCGACGATCCCATGGCGCTCCATGAGCTCGACGCCTTTGCCTCCCAGTGCGGGCTGGGGCGAGAGGACTTTGGCACGTTCAACATCGCCACCGCCCCGGCCGCAGACCTGAGCCTGAACGGCTTCGACGCGGTCATGATCGGCGGCGCCGGCGCCTTCTCGCTGGTCCAGGGCGGCTTTGATTGGCACCAGGACTTTCTCTCGCTGACCCGAGACATCGCCGCCTCGGGCATGCCGATGTTCGCCTCCTGCTTCGGGTTTCAGGCCCTGGTTCAAGCCCTGGGCGGACGCCTCGCCAACGATGAGGCGCGCGCCGAGCTGGGAACCTTTGCGATCACGTTGACCGACGAGGGCCAGCACGATCCCCTCTTCGGCCAACTTCCCCGGGTCTTCGACGCACAGCTCGGCCATAACGACAGCGCGATCACCCTGCCCGACGAACTCGTGCATCTGGCCGCCAGCGAGCGCTGCCCTTATCAGGCGGTGCGTTTCCGCGGAACACCGGTCATCGCCACTCAGTTCCATCCGGAGCTGGGACGCGAGGGCAACCTGGATCGCTTTCGCAACTACCTGACGAATTACAAACCGCCGGGCCAGACCTTTGAAGAAGCCATGGCCTACGCCGAGCGCATCCACCGCCCCAGCCCTCACGCCTGCGGCCTCTTGCAGGCCTTTGTCGCCGAGGTCTCCCGGCAAAAAGCCGCTCACCGCACCCCGGAACTCGCCAAGAGCTGA
- a CDS encoding c-type cytochrome domain-containing protein, with translation MSAQRLSFVVACAALLVGAPACGPDFSDQALGEFSPFEPQRPNFGHESTDQAPTYQGDNAMVLEAIELYRTGNDLHKKVITRTCSPNGGVCHNQSEYPDLRTPANFLATINAPCNVQPGDWTSVDDRCEQAGDRFMMADRDAPEVEIGHVEYIPGDIQDYREAGILPEVGSPGFHVFLREPLAIDREEIWGGGRFVRTFINDQGIIEDLPYATFTTRWWILDEGRHLVGEVRNYQIDRINELNAVGIVQGDLNRNGIYGARQERPVSLLTPGSPERSYLIGRMRGTMMGQPVAGSRMPLANQPLTIPEMLALFCFVEGLPADGAWPDMSAAIDYASCSYSDDPENLNLLGEGVTWKGRVSKVLQANCGGCHGGNNPAEDLDLRSEDAYEHLFNASVQRPGLKLIEPGNPEQSYLWLKLINDESIEGYPMPYNPLTGEGSLREGELGDIQTWITNGAIRDE, from the coding sequence ATGTCTGCCCAACGCCTCTCCTTTGTTGTTGCCTGCGCCGCCCTTCTGGTAGGCGCCCCGGCCTGCGGCCCGGACTTCTCCGACCAGGCCCTTGGTGAGTTCTCCCCCTTCGAACCCCAGCGCCCGAATTTCGGTCATGAGAGCACCGACCAGGCCCCTACCTACCAGGGCGACAACGCCATGGTGCTGGAAGCCATCGAGCTCTACCGCACCGGAAACGATCTCCACAAAAAGGTGATCACACGCACCTGCAGCCCCAACGGCGGGGTCTGCCATAACCAGTCCGAGTACCCGGACCTACGCACGCCGGCAAACTTCCTTGCCACCATCAATGCCCCCTGCAACGTGCAACCCGGCGACTGGACCTCGGTCGACGACCGCTGCGAGCAGGCCGGCGACCGCTTCATGATGGCGGACCGCGACGCCCCGGAGGTCGAAATCGGCCACGTGGAGTACATCCCCGGCGACATTCAGGACTACCGCGAGGCCGGCATCCTTCCCGAGGTGGGCAGCCCGGGATTCCACGTCTTCCTGCGCGAGCCGCTTGCCATCGACCGCGAAGAAATCTGGGGAGGCGGCCGCTTTGTACGCACCTTCATCAACGACCAGGGCATCATCGAAGACCTGCCCTACGCCACGTTTACCACCCGCTGGTGGATCCTCGACGAAGGACGACACCTGGTCGGAGAGGTCCGAAACTACCAGATCGACCGAATCAACGAGCTCAACGCCGTGGGCATCGTCCAGGGCGATCTCAATCGCAACGGCATCTACGGCGCCCGCCAGGAGCGTCCCGTCTCGCTGCTCACCCCGGGAAGCCCCGAGCGTAGCTACCTCATCGGGCGGATGCGCGGCACCATGATGGGACAGCCGGTGGCCGGCTCGCGCATGCCCCTGGCCAACCAGCCCCTGACGATTCCCGAGATGCTGGCCCTCTTCTGCTTCGTCGAAGGCCTCCCCGCCGACGGGGCCTGGCCCGATATGAGCGCGGCCATCGACTACGCCTCCTGCAGCTACAGCGACGATCCCGAGAACCTCAACCTCCTCGGCGAGGGCGTCACCTGGAAGGGGCGAGTCTCCAAAGTGCTGCAGGCCAATTGCGGCGGGTGCCACGGCGGCAATAACCCGGCCGAAGACCTCGACCTGCGCAGCGAAGATGCCTACGAGCACCTCTTCAACGCCTCGGTCCAACGCCCCGGACTCAAACTGATCGAACCCGGCAATCCCGAGCAGAGCTACCTCTGGCTCAAGCTCATCAACGACGAGAGCATCGAGGGCTACCCGATGCCCTACAACCCGCTGACCGGCGAAGGCAGCCTGCGCGAGGGCGAACTCGGAGACATCCAGACCTGGATCACCAACGGGGCGATTCGCGACGAATAA
- a CDS encoding DUF938 domain-containing protein, which translates to MPHDKPHSPSCLRNQEPILHELRDLLRDASRVWEIGSGTGQHAVFFGRALPHLTWMPSDRPEHHPGIEAWRNEAALPNVEPVRTFDLFDLEPPVDEADALLAINVIHIAPWEATARLFAHADTALRDDGQVILYGPYIHPQRPLEPSNQRFDQWLRERDLRSGIRELEKIDACARARGFERVITRRLPANNDLLVYRRTR; encoded by the coding sequence ATGCCCCACGACAAGCCCCACTCGCCCTCCTGCCTGCGCAACCAGGAACCGATCCTCCACGAACTTCGCGACCTCCTGCGGGACGCCTCCCGCGTCTGGGAGATCGGCAGCGGCACCGGTCAGCACGCCGTGTTCTTCGGCCGCGCGCTCCCCCACCTGACCTGGATGCCCTCGGACCGCCCCGAACATCACCCGGGCATCGAAGCCTGGCGCAACGAGGCCGCGCTCCCCAACGTTGAGCCCGTACGCACCTTCGATCTCTTTGATCTGGAGCCCCCCGTCGATGAGGCCGATGCACTCCTGGCCATCAACGTCATCCACATCGCGCCCTGGGAGGCCACGGCTCGCCTCTTTGCCCACGCCGACACTGCTCTACGAGACGACGGACAGGTGATCCTCTACGGCCCCTACATCCACCCCCAACGCCCGCTCGAACCGAGCAATCAACGCTTTGATCAATGGCTGCGCGAACGCGACCTCCGTAGCGGGATCCGCGAGCTCGAGAAGATCGATGCCTGCGCCCGGGCCCGGGGCTTTGAACGCGTGATCACCCGACGCCTGCCCGCCAACAACGATCTCCTGGTGTACCGCCGCACACGCTAG
- a CDS encoding hybrid sensor histidine kinase/response regulator, whose translation MNESTSELEGLRKLHEFTRHMLSGAEQGGALNRLVEATRELTNADHVYLFTHSGRGLEIRARALSEHVEDDGKEEEGFSSSIVNRVCESGQPLLINDLHNHPVLGRAPSIMELSLRSAICAPCYMGPAISGVIYASVHRITEAFTPWHLELLKVAASQAGLLLNSALVSEALRESEARHRAVVEMSRSAIVVVSPERVLFGNRAAHRLWGMSPQAFAARAPGALFDGWRSGELLEAMEERRAVESAEAWAVRADGSTLSVEASAQPIVFDGRPAVQLMISGLAEKKALLAERLRMDRLVVMGTMAATVGHEINNPLSYVHANLDFALEELGDWLEQRGYAGKSSGLEEVFGGLRSALEGAERIRGVVESIQSFSRLERGERTASWLEQPMESSLRMARSEMGPKVEVGLSLLASAPVMMSQAQLGQIFVNLFINAAHALRECADEAPWIEVRSWQQGDWVWVEFEDNGPGVEEAVLPHIFEPFVTTKDVSEGTGLGLAICHQIVGDCGGSIEVGAGERGGCLVRLKLPAASEPTTQIFEVFGDEESRVRRGRVLVVDPDPEMVASLKRVLQTHHDVDVATEAEEAQRALGSAHPEYDVVLCDVRIRGGVGLETVQWVRRHAPRYWERLVAMSASSYLRSERLLLDELPNPWLRKPFDLARLRGTVASVIASGEERSALALACETRGRSGLSLEEPGES comes from the coding sequence ATGAACGAGTCAACCAGCGAGCTGGAGGGGCTGCGGAAGCTCCATGAGTTTACCCGGCATATGCTCTCGGGGGCGGAGCAGGGAGGGGCGCTGAATCGTCTGGTCGAAGCGACCCGCGAGTTGACCAACGCCGATCACGTCTACCTGTTTACCCACAGTGGGCGCGGGTTGGAGATTCGGGCCCGCGCGCTGAGTGAGCATGTTGAGGACGACGGCAAGGAAGAGGAGGGGTTTTCCTCTTCGATCGTCAACCGTGTCTGCGAGAGCGGTCAGCCGCTCTTGATCAATGATCTTCATAATCATCCAGTGCTGGGGCGAGCCCCGTCGATCATGGAGTTGAGCCTTCGGAGTGCGATTTGTGCGCCGTGTTATATGGGGCCGGCGATCAGCGGGGTGATTTACGCCTCGGTACATCGGATCACCGAGGCGTTTACGCCCTGGCACCTGGAGCTGCTCAAGGTTGCGGCCTCACAGGCCGGGCTTCTGCTAAACAGCGCGCTGGTCAGCGAGGCGCTTCGTGAGAGTGAGGCGCGTCATCGGGCGGTGGTGGAGATGTCGCGCTCGGCGATTGTGGTGGTGAGCCCCGAGAGGGTGCTTTTTGGCAATCGGGCCGCGCACCGGCTGTGGGGGATGAGTCCGCAGGCGTTTGCAGCGCGCGCACCCGGGGCGCTCTTTGATGGGTGGCGTTCGGGGGAGTTGCTGGAGGCGATGGAGGAGCGCCGGGCGGTGGAGAGCGCGGAGGCCTGGGCGGTGCGCGCTGACGGGAGCACGTTGAGCGTGGAGGCCAGCGCGCAGCCCATTGTGTTTGATGGGCGTCCGGCGGTGCAGTTGATGATCAGCGGGCTGGCCGAGAAGAAGGCGCTGCTGGCCGAGCGTCTGCGCATGGATCGCCTGGTAGTGATGGGGACGATGGCGGCCACGGTGGGCCATGAGATCAACAACCCGCTCTCTTACGTGCATGCCAACCTGGACTTCGCTCTGGAGGAGCTGGGCGACTGGCTGGAGCAGCGTGGTTATGCCGGGAAAAGCAGCGGTTTAGAGGAGGTCTTTGGGGGATTGCGCTCGGCGCTGGAGGGGGCCGAGAGGATTCGCGGGGTTGTGGAGAGCATTCAGAGTTTTTCGCGTTTGGAGCGTGGCGAGCGTACGGCCAGCTGGTTGGAGCAGCCGATGGAGTCTTCGTTGCGGATGGCGCGATCGGAGATGGGGCCGAAGGTCGAGGTGGGGTTAAGTCTCCTGGCGAGCGCTCCGGTGATGATGAGTCAGGCGCAGCTGGGGCAGATCTTCGTAAATCTGTTCATTAACGCGGCGCACGCGCTGCGGGAGTGCGCGGACGAAGCGCCCTGGATTGAGGTGCGATCCTGGCAGCAGGGCGACTGGGTCTGGGTGGAGTTTGAAGATAACGGCCCCGGTGTTGAGGAGGCGGTGCTTCCGCATATTTTTGAGCCCTTTGTCACGACCAAAGATGTCTCGGAGGGGACGGGGCTGGGGCTGGCGATCTGCCATCAGATCGTGGGGGATTGCGGCGGTTCGATCGAGGTGGGAGCCGGGGAGCGGGGGGGCTGTCTGGTGCGTCTGAAGTTGCCGGCGGCCAGTGAGCCGACCACGCAGATCTTCGAGGTGTTTGGTGACGAGGAGAGTCGGGTGCGTCGTGGTCGCGTGTTGGTGGTCGACCCTGATCCGGAGATGGTGGCGAGCCTGAAGCGCGTGCTTCAGACGCATCATGATGTGGATGTGGCCACCGAGGCTGAGGAGGCGCAGCGGGCGTTGGGGAGTGCGCATCCGGAGTATGATGTGGTGCTCTGCGACGTGCGTATTCGCGGCGGCGTGGGGCTGGAGACGGTGCAGTGGGTGCGTCGTCACGCGCCGCGCTACTGGGAACGTCTGGTGGCGATGAGTGCCAGCTCGTACCTGCGCTCGGAGCGTCTGTTACTCGACGAGCTGCCGAATCCCTGGTTACGCAAGCCCTTTGATCTGGCGCGTCTGCGGGGAACGGTGGCCAGCGTGATCGCGTCGGGCGAAGAGCGTAGTGCGCTGGCGTTGGCCTGTGAGACGCGTGGCAGGTCCGGGTTGAGCCTGGAAGAGCCCGGTGAGAGTTGA
- a CDS encoding serine/threonine-protein kinase — MDAGDVLEQGKIIGGKYCLEELIGRGGFSNVYRGVHMSMDRRVAVKVFDPTLPANQDPERARRRAERFEREARLVSQLTHPNTVTIYDYGVDHNGVLYLVMEYIDGVTLKRALADRGPFDEHQAVSTFLQILSSLEEAHHRNMLHRDLKPANIMLAPNFKGEEVVKVLDFGIARIMGDSGPELGPNGRKLFLGTPRYAPPEQLQGQELTFAADIFAVGALFYEALVGEPMIQSSTLRDCALEARATTAWTLPPHLRVRPALAAVIERAVSKAPAQRYASASEMLRALEACEVVASNALPDPTSEEESRLGTSGPVMDPNVLDPDQSENYFLWASQPRQQRTSPPPSPARTSRSGPHAQHRAASGGHPRPNLEELELDLPNPAPRRAPSDRTSSGRQEALAPRPPQRRHRMKVALGVLALAGALAAALLLRPGTLTEPAPQPSAAAPAPQPPATARPSVFTTDGILLAARSGGWRVVDARDPVTLEGLSYDATLIARQDATLELTVYRANDSQALHDILAAISPPDLHVVLDFHVARIHPRDASDTDDALALVEHLSRYRELVFEQTRQASQP, encoded by the coding sequence ATGGATGCCGGGGACGTCTTAGAGCAGGGCAAAATCATCGGGGGGAAGTACTGCCTGGAGGAGCTGATCGGGCGAGGCGGCTTTAGCAACGTCTACCGCGGCGTGCACATGAGCATGGATCGGCGCGTGGCCGTCAAAGTCTTCGACCCCACGCTCCCGGCCAACCAGGATCCGGAGCGCGCCCGACGCCGGGCTGAGCGCTTTGAGCGCGAAGCCCGGCTGGTCAGTCAACTCACCCATCCCAACACCGTGACGATCTACGACTACGGCGTCGATCACAACGGCGTGCTCTACCTGGTGATGGAGTACATCGACGGCGTCACGCTCAAACGCGCTCTGGCCGACCGGGGCCCCTTCGATGAACACCAGGCGGTGTCCACCTTTCTCCAGATTCTGAGCAGTCTGGAGGAGGCCCACCACCGCAACATGCTCCACCGCGACTTAAAACCCGCCAACATCATGCTCGCCCCCAACTTCAAGGGCGAAGAGGTCGTCAAAGTGCTCGACTTCGGAATCGCCCGTATCATGGGTGACTCCGGTCCGGAGCTTGGCCCCAACGGTCGCAAGCTCTTTCTTGGCACCCCGCGTTACGCCCCGCCTGAGCAGCTTCAGGGCCAGGAACTCACCTTTGCCGCCGACATCTTCGCCGTGGGCGCGCTCTTCTATGAGGCGCTGGTCGGCGAGCCGATGATTCAATCATCAACGCTACGCGATTGCGCTCTGGAGGCCCGGGCGACCACTGCCTGGACCCTGCCTCCCCACCTTCGGGTGCGCCCCGCGCTGGCCGCGGTAATCGAACGCGCGGTCAGCAAAGCCCCCGCGCAACGCTACGCCTCGGCCAGTGAGATGCTCCGGGCGTTGGAAGCCTGCGAGGTCGTAGCCTCCAACGCTCTCCCCGATCCGACCAGCGAAGAAGAGTCCAGGCTCGGGACCAGCGGCCCCGTGATGGACCCCAACGTGCTCGACCCGGATCAATCCGAAAACTACTTTTTGTGGGCCTCTCAGCCGCGCCAGCAGCGCACCTCCCCTCCTCCCAGCCCGGCCCGCACATCGCGCTCCGGCCCCCACGCTCAGCATCGCGCTGCCTCCGGCGGGCACCCCCGCCCGAACCTGGAGGAGCTTGAGCTCGATCTTCCCAACCCCGCCCCTCGCCGCGCCCCCTCCGACCGCACCTCCTCCGGTCGCCAGGAAGCGCTGGCGCCACGCCCCCCCCAACGTCGCCACCGCATGAAAGTGGCCCTGGGAGTCCTGGCACTCGCCGGCGCCCTTGCCGCCGCGCTCCTCCTGCGCCCCGGAACGCTGACAGAGCCCGCACCGCAGCCCTCCGCCGCGGCTCCCGCACCGCAGCCCCCCGCCACCGCGCGCCCCTCGGTCTTCACCACCGACGGCATTTTACTGGCCGCGCGCTCCGGAGGTTGGCGAGTGGTCGACGCCCGCGACCCGGTCACCCTGGAGGGGCTGAGCTACGACGCCACCCTGATCGCTCGCCAGGACGCGACCCTGGAGTTGACCGTCTACCGGGCCAACGACTCTCAAGCGCTCCATGACATCCTCGCGGCCATCTCGCCACCGGATCTTCATGTGGTACTCGACTTTCACGTCGCGCGCATTCACCCCCGAGACGCCTCCGACACCGACGATGCCCTCGCGCTCGTCGAGCATCTGAGCCGCTACCGCGAGCTTGTCTTCGAGCAGACCCGGCAAGCCTCCCAACCTTGA
- a CDS encoding ClpXP protease specificity-enhancing factor SspB, translated as MSERDDELAGKVRQLFPVRGSGGDERAEDEETGEQGGASEKEPAGLEEESLEEVDNVVRLPFGRPEPVTSVAESVEVPVDPQAGAKLALFTRLIDEGMVMVILDPRVEGVQVPPQFYGQPELRLNFSHDFHLVDFDYDVQGVRGSLSFQGKRFFCNIPWVAIHMLYAHESGEGYVFEPRGMGPEH; from the coding sequence ATGAGTGAGCGGGACGACGAACTCGCAGGGAAGGTCCGTCAGCTCTTTCCGGTGCGTGGCTCTGGTGGGGACGAGCGTGCCGAGGACGAGGAGACCGGAGAGCAGGGTGGGGCGTCGGAAAAAGAGCCCGCGGGGCTCGAAGAGGAGAGCCTCGAGGAGGTTGATAACGTCGTGCGCCTGCCTTTTGGCCGTCCGGAGCCGGTCACGTCGGTGGCTGAGAGCGTGGAGGTGCCCGTTGATCCGCAGGCCGGGGCGAAGTTAGCGCTCTTCACCCGGTTGATCGACGAGGGGATGGTCATGGTCATCCTGGATCCCCGGGTTGAGGGGGTTCAGGTTCCCCCGCAGTTTTACGGACAGCCCGAGCTTCGGCTCAATTTCTCCCATGACTTTCATCTGGTCGATTTTGACTACGATGTGCAGGGTGTGCGGGGCTCGCTCTCGTTTCAGGGGAAGCGGTTCTTCTGCAACATTCCCTGGGTGGCGATCCATATGCTCTACGCTCATGAGAGCGGTGAGGGGTATGTGTTTGAGCCGCGGGGGATGGGCCCCGAGCATTGA
- a CDS encoding DUF1501 domain-containing protein produces MSDNADSSGIKFGRRSFLKGLGVAAASIAMPHIWIPNSAIAQTEARGAAKHLIYIRLSGGFRFTAAFNSDAAAEFNPFGKAENVASGAEWGVGKLFELAGWLNGDQGAQRAALGMRPLTEMADQIAVLPCIDHEPLSARADGNHNTGLQRFNTGYVGGGTSFLTMINYGLRERFEAARQRGEVALPAFSLGDSGMALGSGIYAAHRPPVMQGDGFESFGFSAANTLPEWAQMMSASVDQRYRDVHHPQNRAPVDAYMQTRAATELYAEIFNDDVLKIRNGSDEPIDGLSNQDLATIFGNSRAARNVRLALRLFHFGCPAVYFNQGSYDMHSGEENGLPRHIEELGHLLSGLEVALKAMSHPEGGTYWDHTLVVCGSEFGRTARGSRFNSARGSDHAGDYATRWMSMPVMGGLITAAGKGGRSLGMTRPSDLAPEGQVYSYRSLLKTLMDALGCDHREFFPADRPFDDLFA; encoded by the coding sequence ATGTCAGACAACGCAGACTCCAGTGGTATCAAGTTCGGGCGGCGCTCCTTTTTAAAAGGCCTGGGCGTAGCCGCGGCCTCCATCGCCATGCCTCACATCTGGATCCCCAACAGCGCCATCGCGCAAACCGAAGCGCGGGGAGCGGCCAAACACCTGATCTACATCCGCCTCTCCGGCGGCTTCCGCTTCACCGCAGCCTTCAACAGCGACGCCGCCGCCGAGTTCAACCCCTTTGGCAAAGCCGAAAACGTCGCCAGCGGCGCCGAGTGGGGGGTGGGCAAACTCTTCGAACTTGCCGGCTGGCTCAACGGCGACCAGGGCGCCCAGCGCGCCGCCCTGGGCATGCGTCCGCTCACCGAGATGGCCGACCAGATCGCCGTGCTCCCCTGCATCGATCACGAGCCCCTCTCGGCCCGGGCCGACGGCAACCACAACACCGGATTGCAGCGCTTTAACACCGGCTATGTCGGCGGGGGCACCTCTTTTCTGACCATGATCAATTACGGGCTGCGCGAGCGTTTTGAGGCCGCTCGTCAGCGCGGAGAGGTGGCCCTTCCGGCCTTCTCCCTGGGGGACTCCGGGATGGCCCTGGGCTCGGGTATCTACGCCGCCCACCGCCCCCCCGTGATGCAGGGCGATGGCTTTGAGAGCTTTGGTTTCTCGGCCGCTAACACCCTGCCGGAGTGGGCTCAGATGATGTCGGCCTCCGTCGACCAGCGCTACCGCGACGTCCATCACCCCCAGAACCGCGCACCGGTCGACGCCTACATGCAGACCCGCGCCGCCACCGAACTCTACGCCGAGATCTTCAACGACGACGTCCTCAAGATTCGCAACGGCTCCGACGAACCCATCGACGGGCTGAGCAATCAGGATCTGGCCACGATCTTCGGCAACAGCCGCGCCGCCCGAAACGTACGTCTGGCACTGCGCCTCTTCCACTTCGGCTGCCCGGCGGTCTACTTCAACCAGGGCTCCTACGACATGCACTCCGGCGAGGAGAACGGGCTCCCGCGTCACATCGAGGAGCTGGGCCACCTGTTGAGCGGCCTGGAGGTCGCCCTCAAAGCCATGAGCCACCCCGAAGGCGGCACCTACTGGGATCACACCCTGGTGGTCTGCGGCAGCGAGTTCGGTCGCACCGCCCGCGGCAGCCGCTTTAACTCCGCTCGCGGCAGCGACCACGCCGGAGACTACGCCACCCGCTGGATGTCGATGCCGGTGATGGGCGGCCTGATCACCGCCGCCGGCAAGGGCGGCCGCTCCCTGGGCATGACCCGCCCCTCCGACCTGGCCCCCGAGGGTCAGGTCTACTCCTACCGCTCGCTGCTCAAGACCCTGATGGACGCCCTGGGCTGCGACCACCGCGAGTTCTTCCCGGCCGATCGCCCCTTTGACGATCTCTTCGCCTGA